One Punica granatum isolate Tunisia-2019 chromosome 3, ASM765513v2, whole genome shotgun sequence genomic window carries:
- the LOC116200628 gene encoding uncharacterized protein LOC116200628, whose amino-acid sequence MAQNNQLASSEENTPPTPVYYQPSMTQALPPLTPAGAPPVHSGEIPPPVPTSEAQAPSTSTEGAARIVALEGDISTLRGTVNQMAADMAELMALLRAPNHTSSNSTPPPGYGPTVDPKPWVPPTHAPEGIEAPAIHAPAGLPANVPPPSVTLPAAIPLPPSNPTTLVPPPMAIPVYAAPPPMVFPAQSPHAPAHTAEPVPFQAPQPHISFSYPTLPPLNIPIPEPGTPTQAVPIAPPTNFLPEMGTEQEQRLKKMEENIKALQSGGPRLDAGDCDWSLFPGMRLPPKIKVPEFQRYHGTTDPRHHLRHYRGKMLQYWDYEEFVIHTFQDSLAGAALDWYMSLKAADIPTWTDLSGKFIDQYKYCAETPPTLLELSTMEMAEDQGFEAYAVKWRARAAKHVPPISEAQQIQLFHSTLKGAYYLHLLAHTSSFSNLIDAGKRLDIGVKLGKIEGPAEKKEGESSKKVATGTPSAGNRRGKDASVNAVNSGRQVPQQYSINYTPAPPTTQAYAPPPVHYQQQLPAQQVYYSAPPASFPLPAPHNYVPIPPPIQQSRPPASRTPQPVQRAPAPQDQQSTAPRRRQFTPLPAPLSHIYRQLLAGNRIKSVAPNPDFDPTIQDQSRHCEYHQGAPGHTTDDCWKLREKIQAMIDGKQLTFNAIKSPNVQVNPLPDHGSSSGPSINMISVCAIGEYETGQEPSAPFVIEYVPAETGIGYAGFDATPAPFVIDVPAREPYQDSKVPWTYEGSVGNLERQFSVMGVTRSGRVYENPEVANKGKAPAATLGIAPEATPIPQKKVTEEEAEAFMKIIKASEYKVVEQMGKSRPTFHYSPFS is encoded by the coding sequence ATGGCACAGAACAATCAGCTTGCTAGCTCCGAGGAGAACACTCCACCGACGCCGGTTTATTATCAACCGTCCATGACTCAAGCACTGCCACCACTAACTCCTGCAGGCGCACCCCCGGTACACTCGGGAGAAATCCCGCCACCAGTCCCAACATCGGAAGCCCAAGCACCGTCCACCTCTACAGAGGGTGCGGCCCGCATCGTCGCACTGGAAGGCGATATCTCCACATTAAGGGGCACGGTCAATCAGATGGCCGCCGACatggccgagctcatggccctACTCAGAGCTCCAAACCACACCTCCTCGAACTCTACTCCGCCCCCGGGGTACGGGCCAACAGTCGACCCAAAACCTTGGGTCCCGCCGACCCATGCTCCGGAAGGTATTGAAGCGCCTGCGATACACGCACCGGCGGGCCTCCCAGCTAACGTCCCTCCGCCATCGGTGACTCTCCCGGCAGCCATTCCTCTTCCACCGTCGAACCCGACTACTCTAGTACCGCCGCCGATGGCCATACCGGTTTACGCGGCTCCTCCGCCAATGGTCTTCCCGGCACAGAGCCCCCACGCTCCTGCTCACACAGCCGAGCCTGTCccattccaagctccacaaccccacaTCAGCTTTTCTTACCCAACTCTACCTCCCCTAAACATTCCCATccctgaaccgggcacgccaacCCAGGCTGTCCCCATAGCTCCACCGACAAACTTTCTCCCGGAAATGGGGACTGAGCAGGAGCagagattgaagaagatggaagagaaCATCAAAGCCTTACAATCAGGTGGTCCTCGCCTCGATGCCGGCGATTGCGATTGGAGTCTTTTTCCGGGTATGCGGCTACCCCCGAAGATTAAGGTGCCTGAATTCCAAAGGTACCATGGCACTACCGACCCCcgtcaccatctccgtcactacagGGGAAAGATGCTGCAGTACTGGGACTACGAAGAGTTCGTCATCCACACGTTCCAGGACAGTTTGGCGGGAGCGGCTCTTGATTGGTACATGTCACTGAAAGCCGCGGATATCCCTACATGGACGGACCTTTCGGgcaaattcatcgaccagtacaaGTACTGTGCAGAAACGCCCCCGACCCTGTTGGAGCTCAGTACAATGGAGATGGCCGAGGATCAGGGCTTCGAGGCCTACGCAGTAAAGTGGAGGGCTAGAGCGGCGAAACATGTCCCCCCGATCAGTGAGGCGCAGCAGAtccaattattccactctaccCTCAAAGGGGCCTACTACTTGCACCTGTTGGCTCACACGTCTTCGTTCTCCAACCTTATCGACGCCGGGAAGAGGCTTGATATCGGCGTTAAGCTCGGCAAGATAGAAGGACCGGCCGAGAAGAAAGAGGGAGAGTCCTCGAAGAAGGTTGCTACTGGGACACCCTCCGCGGGAAACAGGAGAGGAAAAGACGCGTCCGTCAATGCTGTTAACTCAGGGCGCCAAGTCCCCCAACAGTATTCCATCAATTACACGCCCGCACCACCGACCACTCAGGCGTATGCCCCACCTCCGGTGCATTATCAGCAGCAACTCCCAGCGCAACAAGTATATTATTCCGCCCCGCCGGCCTCCTTTCCGTTGCCGGCCCCGCACAATTACGTCCCTATTCCCCCTCCGATCCAACAAAGCAGGCCTCcggcttcgagaactcctcagccggtgcaacgggctccggccccgcaggACCAACAAAGCACTGCGCCGCGGCGCAGACAATTCACACCCCTTCCGGCCCCGCTCTCCCACATATACCGGCAACTCCTCGCAGGCAATAGGATTAAATCGGTAGCGCCTAACCCCGATTTCGACCCCACCATTCAGGATCAGAGTCGGCACTGCGAGTACCATCAGGGCGCACCCGGTCACACCACCGACGATTGTTGGAAGCTGCGGGAGAAGATCCAAGCTATGATTGATGGCAAACAACTCACGTTCAACGCCATCAAATCTCCGAACGTGCAAGTTAATCCTCTTCCCGATCACGGGTCAAGCTCGGGACCCAGCATTAACATGATCAGTGTTTGCGCCATAGGGGAGTACGAGACCGGGCAGGAGCCATCCGCCCCGTTCGTAATCGAATATGTGCCTGCGGAAACCGGTATAGGGTACGCGGGGTTTGATGCCACGCCCGCCCCATTCGTGATAGATGTCCCCGCACGAGAGCCATATCAAGATAGCAAGGTTccgtggacctacgaagggAGTGTCGGGAACCTCGAGCGTCAATTCagcgtcatgggcgtgacgcgcTCGGGACGAGTGTATGAAAACCCGGAGGTCGCGAACAAAGGAAAGGCGCCTGCTGCGACATTAGGGATCGCCCCGGAAGCTACGCCGATCCCACAaaagaaggtgaccgaagaGGAAGCCGAGGCTTTTATGAAGATCATCAAGGCAAGCGAGTATAAGGTTGTTgaacaaatgggcaagtccCGGCCCACATTTCACTACTCGCCCTTCTCTTAA
- the LOC116200627 gene encoding uncharacterized protein LOC116200627 has translation MIDNGSALNVCPVSTLKQMNVDLNRIRPSKTAVRAFDGSRREVNGEIDLLIEVGPCSFNVTFQVLDIPNAFSLLLGRPWIHFAGAVPSTLHQKLKFIVEERLITIKGEEDYAIYKETAVPYIKLLEEPQPIYFGEGLDEDSRVPEIEESLHRLENRQLTSVEPTEEINIGTEEEPRTLKIGTGLDPTQRARMIDFLKDYQEVFAWSYADMPGLDPSIVKHSLPLDTENFPPKRQHLRRQRAGLLLRIKEEVVKQINAGFLEVCNYSEWVANIVPVEKKDGRVRVCVDYRDLNKASPKDNFPLPHIDVLVDNTARHNQFSFMDGFSGYNQIRMAEDDKIKTTFITMWGTFCYKVMPFGLKNAGATYQRAMVTLFHDMMHKEIEVYVDDMIAKSKEGEDHLVNLRRLFERLKKYKLRLNPAKCTFGAKSGKLLGFVVSERGIEVDPDKVKAIRELPPPSTAREVRSFLGRLNYIARFIANLSDKCQPLFRLLRKNAAIEWDDDCQKAFDDIKTYLVQSPVLVPPIPGRPLILYLTVRRQSLGCMLGQEDESTRAEHAIYYLSKKFTEGESNYPEIEKMCCALVWIMQRLRQYTLYHTIRLLSKADPLKYLLGSPSSMRNIAKWRCQLTEYDIEYVPRTSVKGQAIADHLAEFPIEDDTPINSDFPDEGILRVDEEEDGTVWKMYFDGAVNSTGSGIGAVLISPDGRYYPIAAKVNFLCTNNVAEYEACILGLQAAIDFKVKELEVFGDSMLTIFQTLGQWKTKDAKLVPYHEYLEELAENFKKISFTYTPRIKNQFADALATLASMVSITKENLIEPLEIEIAKGPAYCDTIETRFANRRDRKTLRRLATHYFLSGETLYRRSFDATLLRCVDENEAQRLMGEIHEGSCGPHMSGLMLTKKLMRLGYFWSTMEADCAKHVRHCHLCQAYADQIKAPPNELRPMAAPWPFSMWGIDVIGPINPKASNGHMFILVAIDYFTKWIEAITLASVTANAVARFLKRDIIARYGVPETIITDNAKNLNNRIIDDLCERFKIHHRNSTPYRPQMKGAVEAANKNIKRIIEKMTVTYKDWHEMLPFALLAYRTSIRTSTGATPYSLVYGMEAVLPIEVEIPSMRILAESKLEEAEWAKQRYEQLNLIDEKRLTALCHGQCYQQRMARAFNARVHHREFRPGDLVLRKVLHITPDSRGKFAYKYDGPFVVREVFSGGAIILSDMDGTENALPVNADALKKYYP, from the exons atgatcgacaatggtTCGGCTCTCAATGTATGCCCTGTTTCCACcctgaagcagatgaatgtggatctgAATCGTATTCGTCCAAGCAAGACAgcggttcgagccttcgatggctcgcggagagaggtgaacggaGAGATCGACCTTCTGATCGAGGTAGGTCCATGTTCATTCAATGTCACTTTTcaggtgctcgacatcccCAATGCCTTCAGCttgctgctcgggaggccatgGATCCATTTTGCGGGCGCAGTCCCCTCCACCTTGCACCAAAAGCTTAAGTTCATCGTGGAAGAGCGACTCATCACGATCAAAGGTGAGGAGGACTATGCGATTTATAAGGAGACGGCTGTCCCCTACATCA aactCCTCGAAGAGCCccaacccatatacttcggggaagggctcgacgaggaCAGTcgagtgcctgagatagaggagagtttgcacCGCCTCGAGAACCGTCAACTCACCTCAGTTGAGCCaacagaagaaatcaacatagGCACTGAAGAGGAGCCTCGCACGCTAAAGATCGGGACGGGCCTCGATCCAACACAACGAGctcggatgatcgatttcctgaaagactaccaagaggtctttgcctggtcctacgccgacatgccgggcttagatccgtcgatagtcaagcactCTCTCCCACTCGATACAGAGAATttcccgcccaaacggcaACACCTACGGCGGCAGCGagccggccttctcctccgcatcaaggaggaggtcgTCAAGCAGATAAATGCGGGATTCCTAGAAGtctgcaattactctgaatgggtggcaaacatcgtGCCCGTGGAGAAGAAGGACGGAAGGGTCAGGgtttgcgtcgactaccgGGACCTCAACAAGGCTAGTCCTAAAGACAACTTCCCTCTGCCTCACATCGACGTCTTGGTCGACAACACTGCGCGCCACAATcagttctccttcatggatggcttttCGGGGTATAACcaaatccggatggccgaagacgacaagatcaaaacgactttcatcacgatgtggggcacattttgctacaaggtcatgcccttcgggctcaaaaatgccggggcaacttaccaacgggcaatggttacgctcttccacgacatgatgcataaggagatcgaggtctacgtcgacgacatgatcgcaaAGTCCAAGGAGGGAGAGGATCACCTCGTCAATCTGAGGCGTCTCTTCGAAcgtctcaagaagtacaagcttAGGCTCAACCCGGccaagtgcacattcggcgcgaaatccggaaaacTGCTAGGATTTGTGGTCAGCGAACGAGGCATCGAGGTTGATCCTGACAAGGTGAAAGCGATTAGGGAGTTACCTCCGCCATCAACAGCGCGCGAGGTacggagcttcttaggacgactgaactacatcgcgcgtttcatcgcGAACTTATCAGATAAGTGTCAACCCCTCTTCCGGCTGCTTCGTAAAAATGCAGCAATTGAATGGGACGACGActgtcagaaggcctttgacgATATTAAGACATACTTAGTTCAGTCGCCGGTGTTAGTCCCGCCCATACCAGGTCGACCTCTCATTCTTTACCTGACAGTGCGCCGGCAATCATTGGGGTGCATGTTGGGGCAAGAAGATGAGTCCACACGCGCAGAACATGCcatctactatctgagcaagaagtttactgaaggggaatccaattacccggagatcgagaagatgtgctgcgcACTGGTGTGGATCATGCAGAGACTTCGACAGTACACTCTCTATCACACtatccgcttgctgtcaaaagcggatcccctgaaatatctacttggtagcccatcctccatgaggaacattgcAAAGTGGCGCtgtcaactgacggagtacgacatcgagtatgtgccccgcacatcagtcaaggggcaagcaattgcagacCATTTGGCAGAATTTCCCATCGAGGATGACACGCCGATCAACTCCGACTTTCCAGACGAAGGGATCCTCCGAgtagatgaggaggaggatgggaccgtgtggaagatgtatttcgatgGCGCGGTGAATTCCACCGGttctggtatcggcgcagtgctgatatccccggacggacgtTATTACccgattgcagcaaaagttaattttctctgcaccaataatgtggccgaatacgaggcatgcatccttggcTTGCAAGCAGCAATtgacttcaaggtgaaggagctagaagtgttcggagattcaatgctcacaatcttccagacgttagggcaatggaagacgaaagacgcaAAGTTAGTACCATACCACGAGTATCTcgaggagttagcggagaacttcaagaaaatctcgttcacctacacGCCACGTATCAAGAATCAGTTTGCAGATGCACTCGCGACATTGGCATCAATGGTGAGCATTACAAAAGAAAACCTCATCGAGCCACTTGAGATCGAGATTGCCAAAGGCCCGGCTTACTGCGACACAATCGAGACGCG ATTTGCCAACCGTCGGGACCGGAAAACACTTAGGCGACTCGCAACGCATTACTTCCTGAGCGgagagactctctaccgccgttccttcgacgccacactactccggtgtgttGACGAAaacgaggcacaacgcctcatgggaGAGATACATGAAGGGAGCTGTGGACCCCACATGAGCGGTCTCATGCTCaccaagaaactcatgcgcctaggttacttttggtccaccatggaggccGACTGCGCCAAACACGTCAGACACTGCCACTTGTGCCAGGCCTatgccgatcagatcaaagcacccCCCAATGAGCTACGCCCGATGGCGgccccgtggcccttttcaatgtggggcatcgatgtgatcggccctatcaatcccaaagcatccaatggacacatgttcattttggtggcaattgactacttcaccaaatggatcgaggccataacgctcgcttcggtcaccgcaaatgCCGTGGCACGTTTCCTTAAGCGcgacatcatcgcccgatatGGAGTCCCCGAGAcaatcatcaccgacaatgccaagaacctgaacaacaggaTCATCGATGACCTCTGTGAGCGATTCAAAATACACCATCGCAACTCTACGCCATACCGACCCCAAATGAAGggtgcggtggaagctgcgaacaaaaacatcaagaggatcatcgagaaaatgacggtgacctacaaggattggcacgagatgctcccttttgcgctcttggcatatcgAACGTCCATCCgcacttcaaccggggcaactccGTATTCCctagtctacggcatggaagcagtcctcccaatcgaagtggagattccttccatgaggatcctcgccgagtccaagctcgaagaagcagaatgggcgaagcagcgctacgagcagctcaatctcattgatgagaaacGGCTAACAGCGCTCTGCCACGGtcaatgctaccaacaaagaatggctcgagcgtTCAATGCAAGGGTTCACCACCGCGAATTCCGCCCCGGTGATCTCGTCCTACGAAAGGTCTTGCACATCACACCTGACTCTCGGGGCAAGTTTGCATACAAGTATGATGGACCTTTCGTCGTCAGGGAAGTCTTCTCCGGAGGGGCAATTATCTTAAGCGATATGGACGGGACCGAAAACGCGCTCCCGGTCAATGCCGATGCCCTTAAGAAGTACTACCCTTAA